One Natator depressus isolate rNatDep1 chromosome 5, rNatDep2.hap1, whole genome shotgun sequence DNA segment encodes these proteins:
- the TPGS2 gene encoding tubulin polyglutamylase complex subunit 2 isoform X1: MEDKPYSSLKPSLDRLTLGVTRILETSPGVDEVTFVEKEPAERHSIVSWEQKNSCVLPEDLKNFYLMSDGFHMTWSVKFDDNPMPLGSMVINSISKLSRLCGSSAYALPSAPTLADLEGDTDEEGNEDQPEKPHFDSRSLIFELDPCNGNGKVCLVYKHTKPVVTPDTEIWFLDRALYWHFLTDTFTAYYRLLITHLGLPQWQYAFTSYGVSPQAKQWFNMYKPITINTALLSEEPDSFVNKLDPNKVFKSKNKTPVIKKKLPSQPAGSQKSHASTTSSKTSSLAGNSLRKREPQT, translated from the exons ATGGAGGACAAGCCTTACAGCAGCCTCAAGCCCTCTCTGGACAGGCTCACCCTGGGGGTCACCCGAATATTAG AAACTTCTCCAGGAGTCGATGAGGTGACATTTGTGGAAAAGGAGCCAGCTGAACGTCACTCTATTGTTTCCTGGGAGCAG AAAAACTCCTGTGTATTGCCAGAGGATTTAAAGAATTTCTACCTAATGAGCGATGGCTTCCACATGACCTGGAGTGTAAAATTTGATG ATAACCCCATGCCACTGGGCTCCATGGTGATTAACAGCATCTCTAAGCTAAGTCGCCTCTGCGGATCATCGGCGTATGCCCTACCCAGTGCACCGACCCTCGCAGACCTGGAAGGTGATACGGATGAGGAAG gtaaTGAAGACCAGCCAGAAAAACCTCACTTTGACTCTCGTAGCCTGATATTTGAATTGGACCCATGCAATGGGAACGGGAAAGTTTGCCTTGTTTATAAGCATACCAAGCCAG TTGTCACCCCAGACACTGAGATATGGTTTCTGGACAGAGCTCTGTACTGGCATTTCCTCACCGACACCTTCACTGCCTACTACCGACTGCTGATCACCCACCTGGGTCTCCCGCAATGGCAGTATGCCTTTACGAGCTACGGTGTCAGCCCCCAGGCTAAG CAATGGTTTAACATGTACAAGCCCATCACCATCAACACAGCTCTACTCTCAGAAGAACCTGACTCCTTTGTGAACAAACTGGACCCCAACAAGGTATTTAAAAGCAAGAACAAAACTCCGGTGATCAAAAAGAAATTGCCATCCCAGCCAGCAGGCTCTCAGAAAAGCCATGCAAGCACAACCTCCTCCAAGACCTCTTCACTAGCCGGGAACTCCCTGAGGAAACGAGAACCACAGACCTGA
- the TPGS2 gene encoding tubulin polyglutamylase complex subunit 2 isoform X2: MKGLILLPLRSVEALPQTSVLADNPMPLGSMVINSISKLSRLCGSSAYALPSAPTLADLEGDTDEEGNEDQPEKPHFDSRSLIFELDPCNGNGKVCLVYKHTKPVVTPDTEIWFLDRALYWHFLTDTFTAYYRLLITHLGLPQWQYAFTSYGVSPQAKQWFNMYKPITINTALLSEEPDSFVNKLDPNKVFKSKNKTPVIKKKLPSQPAGSQKSHASTTSSKTSSLAGNSLRKREPQT, from the exons atgaagggcctgatcctactcccGTTGAGATCAGTGGAAGCTTTACCACAGACTTCCGTGCTAGCAG ATAACCCCATGCCACTGGGCTCCATGGTGATTAACAGCATCTCTAAGCTAAGTCGCCTCTGCGGATCATCGGCGTATGCCCTACCCAGTGCACCGACCCTCGCAGACCTGGAAGGTGATACGGATGAGGAAG gtaaTGAAGACCAGCCAGAAAAACCTCACTTTGACTCTCGTAGCCTGATATTTGAATTGGACCCATGCAATGGGAACGGGAAAGTTTGCCTTGTTTATAAGCATACCAAGCCAG TTGTCACCCCAGACACTGAGATATGGTTTCTGGACAGAGCTCTGTACTGGCATTTCCTCACCGACACCTTCACTGCCTACTACCGACTGCTGATCACCCACCTGGGTCTCCCGCAATGGCAGTATGCCTTTACGAGCTACGGTGTCAGCCCCCAGGCTAAG CAATGGTTTAACATGTACAAGCCCATCACCATCAACACAGCTCTACTCTCAGAAGAACCTGACTCCTTTGTGAACAAACTGGACCCCAACAAGGTATTTAAAAGCAAGAACAAAACTCCGGTGATCAAAAAGAAATTGCCATCCCAGCCAGCAGGCTCTCAGAAAAGCCATGCAAGCACAACCTCCTCCAAGACCTCTTCACTAGCCGGGAACTCCCTGAGGAAACGAGAACCACAGACCTGA